The sequence GGAGTTGGTGATGCCGAGGAATCCCTGGGGGGACTTCGCCTGCGCCAGCACCTTCATGTTCGACGTGTACTCGGCCGCATCGAACAGACCGGCTTTCAGGTTGTTGCGCGGATCGGAGGCCGGCGATGCCGCCGTGTTGGGCTTGGCTTTGGCGCACGCAGCGAGCGCGAACAGCGCCGCTCCGGCCAGAGCGGCCCGCGAGGAGAACAGGAACATGAACCGAGGGGTGAGTGTGAGGGACGACAACTGCAAATGGCCTGCTGGTACGGTCTACTCCATGGGCGGCACGAAGCCCATGTCGAGCATCATCGACATCATGCGCTTGATCTCCGTGCCCTGATCGACTTCGACATCGTTGGCGAACTTGAAGATCGTTTCATCCTGCCCCGCGCCGGGCGACGTGAACAACGTCTTCACCATCGTGACCGCGCCGCGATGGTGCTGGATCATGTAGGTGAGGAAGAGGCGATCGAAATCGGCCCCGCGCGCCGCGTCCAGTTCGGCCAGCTGGGCCGTGGTCAGCATGCCGGGCATCTCCATCTGCCCCTGGGCGTTGTGTCCCCCGTGGCCGCCGTGCATGTCGTGAGACATACCGGCCATACCGCCGGCCATGCCGGGCATAGTCACGTTGCCGGCCGTATCGACCTGCGGCACGGGCTGCAGACGGTCCTTGAGCCACGTCTGCATGATGGTGATCTCATCGGTTTGTGCATTGATGATGCGCGC comes from Gemmatimonas aurantiaca and encodes:
- a CDS encoding DUF305 domain-containing protein — translated: MTFRSSILLAGLTAAATLLGACASTRSATPADPRFQMGDAGAIARARADSLRYPYTKADVDFMSGMIHHHAQAITISRWAPSHGASASVQRLTARIINAQTDEITIMQTWLKDRLQPVPQVDTAGNVTMPGMAGGMAGMSHDMHGGHGGHNAQGQMEMPGMLTTAQLAELDAARGADFDRLFLTYMIQHHRGAVTMVKTLFTSPGAGQDETIFKFANDVEVDQGTEIKRMMSMMLDMGFVPPME